In a genomic window of Williamwhitmania sp.:
- a CDS encoding cell division protein ZapA, with amino-acid sequence MDDKLSIKVNVAERYYPLKIERADEEKIRRAAKMINDRVLQYKQRYTDKDTQDFLAMAALQFVIRLLEHEEKLDMSPVMDGLSEVERDLDDFIERKTGSFK; translated from the coding sequence ATGGATGATAAACTTTCAATAAAAGTAAACGTAGCCGAACGATACTATCCCTTGAAGATAGAGCGGGCCGATGAGGAAAAGATTCGGCGGGCTGCCAAGATGATTAACGACAGGGTTCTGCAGTATAAGCAGCGCTACACCGATAAGGATACACAGGACTTTTTGGCCATGGCTGCCTTACAGTTTGTGATTCGGCTGCTGGAGCATGAGGAGAAGTTGGATATGAGCCCAGTTATGGATGGTTTATCAGAAGTAGAAAGAGATTTGGACGACTTTATAGAGAGAAAAACAGGTTCTTTTAAATAG